Proteins encoded by one window of Blautia luti:
- a CDS encoding Fic family protein, whose product MENRAVTFPQTQTILNGVNVPNVQLDDIQAILNMRDAWKFLLNTVNEEITFEYWCRLNEYIARNEALEWGKLRTGTVGISGTDYEPPVPNKEKTIEELTDILYDTNASATDKALKAFTWGIRGQFFWDGNKRTSLMLANKILILAGAGIMTITDKYMEQFNSLLLDYYNTGEREDLKQFLYQNAIQGITI is encoded by the coding sequence ATGGAAAACAGAGCAGTTACATTTCCCCAGACTCAAACCATATTAAACGGTGTTAATGTGCCGAATGTACAGCTTGATGACATTCAGGCAATTTTGAATATGCGTGATGCATGGAAGTTTCTGTTGAATACAGTAAATGAAGAAATTACATTCGAATACTGGTGCAGGCTGAATGAATATATTGCAAGAAATGAAGCTCTGGAGTGGGGAAAACTTCGTACAGGGACAGTTGGTATTTCAGGAACAGACTATGAACCACCTGTTCCCAACAAAGAGAAAACAATAGAAGAATTGACAGATATTTTATATGATACGAATGCTTCTGCAACAGATAAAGCGTTAAAAGCTTTTACATGGGGAATAAGAGGACAGTTCTTCTGGGATGGAAATAAGCGTACCAGTTTAATGCTTGCAAATAAAATACTAATTTTGGCCGGCGCTGGTATTATGACCATTACGGATAAATATATGGAACAGTTTAATTCATTATTGTTGGATTATTATAATACTGGTGAAAGGGAAGATCTAAAACAATTTTTATATCAAAATGCAATACAGGGTATAACAATTTGA
- the ppdK gene encoding pyruvate, phosphate dikinase: MAKWVYMFTEGNANMRNLLGGKGANLAEMTNLGLPVPQGFTITTEACTQYYEDGRQINDEIMAQIMEAITKMEGVTGKKFGDKENPLLVSVRSGARASMPGMMDTILNLGLNEDVVNVLAEKSGNARWAWDCYRRFIQMYSDVVMEVGKKYFEELIDEMKAKRGVKQDVELTAEDLHELAEQFKAEYKAKIGADFPTDPKEQLMGAIKAVFRSWDNPRANVYRRDNDIPYSWGTAVNVQMMAFGNMGDDCGTGVAFTRDPATGANGLFGEFLTNAQGEDVVAGVRTPMHISEMEQKFPEAFVQFKQVCETLEKHYRDMQDMEFTVEHGKLYMLQTRNGKRTAQAALKIACDLVDEGMRTEEEAVAMIDPRNLDTLLHPQFDAAALKAATPMGKGLGASPGAACGKIVFTADDAVEWAERGEKVVLVRLETSPEDITGMKSAQGILTVRGGMTSHAAVVARGMGECCVSGCGDIAMDEENKKFTLAGKEFHEGDFISIDGTTGNIYDGIIPTVDATIAGEFGRIMAWADKYRTMKVRTNADTPADAKKAVELGAEGIGLCRTEHMFFGEGRIDAFREMICSETAEEREKALEKVLPYQQDDFKGLFEALEGNPVTIRFLDPPLHEFVPTDEADIKKLADAQGKTVEQIKTIIASLHEFNPMMGHRGCRLAVTYPEIAKMQTTAVIRAAIEVKKAHPDWTIKPEIMIPLVGDVKELKYVKKFVVETADAEIKAAGSDLQYEVGTMIEIPRAALTADEIAKEADFFCFGTNDLTQMTYGFSRDDAGKFLNAYYDAKIFENDPFAKLDQVGVGKLMKMAIELGKPVNPNLHVGICGEHGGDPSSVEFCHKIGLNYVSCSPFRVPIARLAAAQAAIAEKNA; encoded by the coding sequence ATGGCAAAATGGGTTTACATGTTTACAGAAGGTAACGCTAATATGAGAAACCTTCTGGGTGGTAAAGGTGCCAACCTTGCTGAAATGACAAACCTTGGTCTTCCTGTACCTCAGGGCTTCACAATCACAACTGAAGCTTGTACTCAGTACTATGAAGACGGAAGACAGATCAATGATGAGATCATGGCTCAGATCATGGAAGCAATCACCAAAATGGAAGGAGTTACCGGAAAGAAATTCGGTGACAAAGAAAATCCTCTGCTTGTTTCCGTTCGTTCTGGTGCGAGAGCTTCTATGCCAGGTATGATGGATACTATCCTGAACCTTGGTTTAAATGAAGACGTTGTTAACGTACTTGCTGAAAAATCCGGCAATGCTCGTTGGGCATGGGACTGCTACAGAAGATTCATCCAGATGTACTCTGATGTAGTTATGGAAGTCGGAAAGAAATATTTCGAAGAACTTATCGATGAGATGAAAGCTAAAAGAGGTGTTAAGCAGGATGTTGAACTTACTGCAGAAGACCTTCATGAATTAGCTGAACAGTTCAAAGCTGAATATAAAGCAAAAATCGGTGCTGATTTCCCAACTGATCCTAAGGAACAGTTAATGGGTGCTATCAAAGCCGTATTCCGTTCATGGGACAACCCACGTGCAAATGTATATCGTCGTGACAACGATATCCCATATTCCTGGGGTACTGCAGTTAACGTACAGATGATGGCATTTGGTAACATGGGTGATGACTGTGGTACAGGTGTTGCCTTCACACGTGACCCTGCTACAGGAGCTAACGGTCTGTTTGGTGAATTCCTTACAAATGCTCAGGGTGAAGACGTTGTTGCCGGTGTTCGTACACCTATGCACATCTCTGAAATGGAACAGAAATTCCCGGAAGCATTCGTACAGTTCAAACAGGTTTGCGAAACACTTGAGAAACACTACAGAGATATGCAGGATATGGAGTTTACTGTAGAGCATGGTAAGCTGTATATGCTTCAGACACGTAATGGTAAGAGAACAGCTCAGGCTGCTTTAAAGATCGCTTGTGACCTTGTTGATGAGGGAATGAGAACAGAAGAAGAAGCTGTAGCTATGATCGACCCACGTAACCTTGATACTCTTCTTCACCCACAGTTTGATGCTGCTGCTCTTAAGGCTGCTACACCAATGGGCAAAGGCCTTGGCGCTTCTCCTGGAGCTGCTTGCGGTAAGATCGTATTCACAGCTGATGACGCTGTTGAATGGGCTGAAAGAGGAGAGAAAGTCGTACTTGTACGTCTTGAGACATCTCCAGAAGACATCACAGGTATGAAATCTGCTCAGGGTATCCTGACAGTTCGTGGTGGTATGACATCTCACGCAGCAGTTGTTGCCCGTGGTATGGGTGAGTGCTGTGTATCCGGATGCGGTGATATCGCTATGGACGAAGAAAACAAGAAATTTACACTTGCTGGTAAAGAGTTCCATGAAGGAGACTTCATCTCCATCGATGGTACAACTGGTAACATCTACGACGGAATCATCCCGACTGTAGACGCTACAATCGCTGGTGAGTTCGGACGCATCATGGCATGGGCTGACAAGTACAGAACAATGAAAGTTCGTACAAACGCAGATACTCCTGCAGATGCTAAGAAAGCTGTAGAGCTTGGTGCAGAAGGTATCGGTCTTTGCCGTACAGAGCATATGTTCTTCGGTGAGGGACGTATCGATGCATTCCGTGAAATGATCTGCTCCGAAACAGCAGAAGAGAGAGAGAAAGCACTTGAAAAAGTTCTTCCATATCAGCAGGATGACTTCAAAGGTCTCTTTGAAGCTCTGGAAGGTAACCCTGTTACTATCCGTTTCCTGGATCCGCCTCTTCATGAGTTCGTTCCTACAGATGAAGCTGACATCAAGAAACTTGCAGATGCTCAGGGCAAAACTGTAGAGCAGATTAAGACTATCATCGCTTCTCTTCATGAGTTCAACCCGATGATGGGACATCGTGGATGCCGTCTTGCTGTTACTTATCCTGAAATCGCTAAGATGCAGACAACAGCAGTTATCCGCGCAGCAATCGAAGTTAAGAAAGCTCATCCGGACTGGACAATCAAACCGGAAATCATGATCCCACTTGTTGGCGATGTAAAAGAGCTTAAATATGTTAAGAAATTCGTAGTTGAGACAGCTGATGCTGAGATCAAAGCCGCTGGTTCTGACCTTCAGTATGAAGTTGGTACAATGATCGAGATCCCGAGAGCAGCTCTTACAGCTGATGAGATCGCTAAAGAAGCAGACTTCTTCTGCTTCGGTACAAACGACCTTACTCAGATGACATACGGCTTCTCCCGTGATGATGCAGGTAAATTCCTCAACGCATACTATGACGCTAAGATCTTCGAGAACGATCCATTTGCAAAACTGGATCAGGTTGGCGTTGGCAAGCTGATGAAGATGGCTATCGAACTCGGCAAACCGGTTAACCCGAACCTTCACGTAGGTATCTGCGGCGAGCATGGTGGAGATCCGTCTTCTGTAGAATTCTGCCACAAGATCGGTCTTAACTATGTATCCTGCTCACCATTCCGTGTACCGATCGCTCGTCTTGCAGCAGCACAGGCAGCTATCGCTGAGAAGAATGCATAA
- a CDS encoding 6-phosphofructokinase, whose product MAKKRNIIVGQSGGPTAVINSSLAGVYKNAIERGFDKVYGMLHGIQGLLDEQYIDLSTQIHSELDIELLKRTPSAFLGSCRYKLPEIHEDKAIYEKIFEILNKLDIDAFIYIGGNDSMDTIKKLSDYAILTGQTQKFLGVPKTIDNDLALTDHTPGFGSAAKYIGTSTKEVIRDAQGLTYKKNMITIMEIMGRNAGWLTGATALAKSEDCDGPDLIYLPEVPFDVEKFLAKVKDLLKKKSSIVIAVSEGIKLADGRYVCELGNVGDYVDAFGHKQLQGTATYLANFLAAECGCKTRAVELSTLQRSASHMASRVDIDEAFMVGGAAVKAADEGDTGKMVVIDRVSDDPYMAATGIYDVHRIANEEKLVPRDWMNKDATNVTKDFVDYIKPLIQGDYQPIMVNGMPRHLVLNLKKGRKK is encoded by the coding sequence ATGGCGAAAAAAAGAAATATTATTGTTGGACAATCAGGAGGACCTACTGCTGTAATTAATTCCAGTCTTGCAGGCGTTTACAAGAATGCCATTGAACGTGGATTTGATAAAGTATATGGAATGCTTCATGGAATTCAGGGGCTTCTGGATGAACAGTATATTGACTTATCAACACAGATCCATTCAGAACTGGATATCGAATTACTGAAGAGAACACCATCTGCGTTCTTAGGTTCCTGCCGTTACAAACTTCCTGAGATTCATGAAGATAAAGCAATTTATGAAAAGATTTTCGAAATCCTGAATAAGCTGGACATTGATGCATTCATTTATATCGGCGGAAATGATTCCATGGATACTATCAAGAAACTGTCTGATTATGCGATCCTTACAGGACAGACCCAGAAGTTCCTCGGCGTTCCGAAAACCATAGACAATGACCTGGCACTGACAGACCATACACCTGGATTCGGGAGTGCAGCGAAATATATCGGTACTTCCACAAAAGAAGTGATCCGCGATGCACAGGGTTTGACTTATAAGAAAAACATGATCACCATTATGGAAATCATGGGACGTAATGCCGGATGGCTTACAGGCGCCACAGCTCTTGCGAAATCCGAAGACTGCGACGGACCGGATCTGATCTACCTTCCTGAAGTACCTTTTGATGTTGAGAAATTCCTTGCAAAAGTAAAAGACCTTCTTAAGAAAAAATCCTCTATTGTTATCGCTGTTTCTGAGGGAATCAAGCTTGCAGACGGCAGATACGTATGTGAACTTGGAAATGTAGGAGACTATGTAGATGCATTTGGACACAAACAGCTTCAGGGAACAGCTACATACCTGGCAAATTTCCTGGCAGCAGAGTGCGGATGCAAGACAAGAGCAGTGGAGCTTTCCACCTTACAGAGAAGTGCTTCCCACATGGCATCCAGAGTGGATATCGACGAAGCATTTATGGTAGGAGGTGCTGCAGTTAAGGCAGCAGATGAAGGGGACACAGGTAAAATGGTTGTTATCGACCGTGTTTCTGATGACCCGTATATGGCAGCTACAGGTATCTATGATGTGCACAGAATCGCAAACGAAGAGAAATTAGTACCGAGAGACTGGATGAACAAAGACGCTACAAATGTAACCAAAGACTTTGTAGATTACATCAAACCTCTGATCCAGGGTGATTATCAGCCTATCATGGTGAATGGTATGCCGAGACATCTGGTACTGAATCTGAAAAAGGGCAGAAAGAAATAA
- a CDS encoding aldose 1-epimerase family protein yields MLHTIENDYLKVSVDDHGAELCSIFDKIHNREVIWQADPAYWKRHAPVLFPNVGRHFEDHYRIDGTEYPSKQHGFARDSEFTCVDMTADSITHKLKSSDATKENYPYDFELKIKHVLEKNQVSVCWEVVNHSDETMYFTIGGHPAFNVPANGNNDKKEDYLLTFNGEKSLTYLLLDPASGTALPDQTKTLELTDGTCHIDAHMFDNDALIFDNQIEKAGIAFPDGTPYLELTCHRFPNFGIWSVPGSSFVCLEPWMGRCDDCGFKNDLSEKSNINALNTDEIFNASYEIKIY; encoded by the coding sequence ATGCTTCATACAATTGAAAACGACTATCTGAAAGTATCTGTAGATGATCACGGTGCTGAACTTTGCAGCATTTTTGATAAAATACATAACAGAGAAGTGATCTGGCAGGCAGACCCGGCTTACTGGAAACGTCATGCGCCGGTTCTTTTTCCTAATGTAGGCCGTCATTTCGAAGACCATTATCGTATTGATGGAACAGAATATCCGTCCAAACAGCATGGATTCGCCAGAGACAGCGAATTTACCTGCGTAGACATGACTGCTGATTCTATCACACATAAACTGAAATCTTCTGATGCCACAAAAGAAAATTACCCTTATGATTTTGAACTGAAGATCAAACATGTTCTGGAGAAAAATCAGGTCAGTGTTTGCTGGGAAGTCGTAAACCACAGTGATGAAACTATGTACTTCACAATTGGCGGACATCCGGCATTTAATGTTCCTGCCAACGGGAACAATGACAAAAAAGAAGATTATCTTCTGACATTCAACGGCGAAAAATCTCTCACTTATCTGCTTCTTGATCCTGCTTCCGGTACTGCTCTTCCAGATCAGACAAAGACATTGGAACTTACAGACGGCACCTGTCACATTGATGCCCATATGTTCGACAATGATGCATTAATTTTTGATAACCAGATTGAAAAGGCCGGCATTGCTTTTCCTGACGGAACACCTTATCTGGAACTTACCTGCCACCGTTTTCCGAATTTCGGTATCTGGTCTGTTCCCGGTTCTTCATTTGTATGCCTGGAGCCATGGATGGGAAGATGTGACGACTGTGGATTCAAAAATGACCTTTCCGAAAAGTCAAATATCAATGCATTGAATACAGATGAAATTTTTAATGCCTCCTATGAAATAAAAATTTACTAA
- a CDS encoding homocysteine S-methyltransferase family protein: protein MTKEEFQKLTQDIVVLDGATGSNLMAAGMPRGTCTEAWIMENREVLQNLQKAYVEAGSQIVYAPTFGGNRYSLGLHGLQDKLAEMNHTLVNISREAVGHKVYLAGDITTTGKMMEPAGDLTYEMAYEAYCEQIKVLEDAGVDLIAAETMINIEETLAAIDAAASVSSLPVMCTMTVEADGSIFSGGNAVEAAITLEGAGACAVGINCSVGPDQLVSVVRNIKENVSIPVIAKPNAGMPTIDDQGNAIYSMNAQSFAEHMKVLVENGASIIGGCCGTTPEFIRKVNKILGR from the coding sequence ATGACAAAAGAAGAATTTCAGAAACTGACACAGGATATCGTAGTGCTTGACGGTGCTACCGGTTCCAATCTTATGGCAGCCGGAATGCCAAGAGGAACCTGTACAGAGGCATGGATCATGGAGAACAGGGAAGTTCTTCAGAATCTCCAGAAAGCTTATGTGGAAGCAGGAAGCCAGATCGTATATGCTCCTACTTTCGGCGGCAACCGTTACAGTCTCGGACTCCACGGCCTGCAGGACAAGCTTGCTGAAATGAACCATACACTGGTCAATATTTCCAGAGAAGCTGTCGGACATAAGGTTTACCTTGCCGGTGATATCACTACAACCGGAAAGATGATGGAACCTGCCGGAGACCTCACCTACGAGATGGCATACGAAGCATACTGTGAGCAGATCAAAGTTCTTGAGGATGCCGGTGTTGATCTGATCGCTGCGGAAACCATGATCAATATTGAAGAGACACTGGCTGCCATTGATGCAGCTGCATCTGTAAGTTCTCTTCCTGTAATGTGTACAATGACCGTAGAAGCTGACGGAAGCATTTTCAGCGGAGGAAATGCTGTAGAGGCTGCGATCACCCTTGAGGGTGCCGGTGCCTGCGCAGTTGGTATCAACTGTTCTGTAGGACCTGACCAGCTGGTATCCGTTGTCCGCAATATTAAAGAGAACGTATCTATTCCTGTCATTGCCAAACCTAACGCAGGTATGCCGACAATTGACGATCAGGGAAATGCCATTTACAGCATGAATGCACAGAGTTTCGCAGAACATATGAAAGTTCTGGTTGAGAACGGTGCATCTATCATCGGAGGATGCTGCGGCACAACTCCGGAATTTATCCGTAAAGTGAATAAGATTCTCGGAAGATAA
- a CDS encoding DUF362 domain-containing protein, producing MKSKVVLLPCREYDEEKIYTLLKQGLDFLGGLENLIPKDAKILLKPNLLKKAEVEKAVITHPVVVGAFARILRENGYEHIVLADSCGHGTTQAVIRGTGMDMYLEKYHIPAIDYSEGVKTVYPQGIQAKEFILPKELLEQDCVISLSKMKTHALERITGAVKNSYGFIYGFHKAKGHTQYPSADSFARMLIDLNKCVAPKLYVIDGILAMEGNGPGSGDPVPMNVLLMSTDPVALDSVFSRLVYLKPEMVPTNYHGEKMGLGTWKEEEIALLTPDGKISMAEAVKKYGNPDFHVDRTEVRKNIWTRMAGALKVFQKKPYIDADKCVRCGICVQSCPVPGKAVDFRKGKGKLPVYDYRKCIRCFCCQEMCPKKAIKVK from the coding sequence ATGAAGAGTAAGGTAGTGTTACTTCCCTGTAGAGAATATGATGAAGAAAAGATCTATACGTTGCTGAAACAGGGCCTGGATTTTCTGGGCGGTCTGGAAAATCTGATCCCAAAAGATGCAAAGATTTTGCTCAAACCGAATCTGTTGAAAAAGGCAGAAGTAGAGAAAGCAGTGATCACACATCCGGTTGTAGTGGGAGCTTTTGCAAGAATCCTTCGGGAAAATGGATATGAGCATATCGTACTGGCAGATTCCTGTGGCCATGGAACTACACAGGCGGTGATCCGTGGAACTGGAATGGATATGTATTTGGAGAAATATCATATTCCCGCGATTGATTATTCTGAGGGTGTGAAGACTGTTTATCCGCAGGGAATCCAGGCAAAAGAATTCATCCTGCCAAAAGAACTGTTAGAACAGGACTGTGTAATTTCATTGAGTAAGATGAAAACTCATGCGCTGGAAAGAATTACAGGTGCAGTTAAGAACAGCTATGGTTTTATATATGGATTTCATAAGGCGAAAGGACACACACAGTATCCAAGTGCAGACAGCTTTGCCAGAATGCTCATTGACCTGAATAAATGTGTGGCACCAAAGCTGTATGTGATAGACGGGATCTTAGCCATGGAAGGCAATGGACCGGGCTCAGGAGATCCGGTTCCGATGAATGTGCTGCTGATGTCCACAGATCCGGTTGCATTGGACAGTGTATTCAGCCGCCTGGTCTACCTGAAACCGGAAATGGTTCCGACGAACTATCATGGCGAAAAAATGGGACTTGGTACATGGAAAGAAGAGGAGATCGCGCTTCTGACGCCAGATGGGAAGATTTCCATGGCAGAGGCAGTAAAGAAGTACGGAAATCCTGATTTTCATGTAGACCGTACCGAAGTACGTAAGAATATCTGGACAAGAATGGCAGGAGCATTAAAGGTATTTCAGAAGAAGCCATATATAGACGCTGACAAATGTGTCCGCTGTGGTATCTGCGTCCAGAGCTGCCCGGTTCCGGGAAAAGCAGTAGATTTCAGAAAAGGTAAAGGAAAACTGCCGGTCTATGATTACAGAAAATGCATCCGGTGTTTCTGCTGCCAGGAAATGTGCCCAAAGAAAGCGATAAAGGTAAAGTGA
- the ptsP gene encoding phosphoenolpyruvate--protein phosphotransferase, with the protein MDIYKGIGAFSGIAIGKIVYYHRSEYQIRQHEIADVKGELGIFRQARARVMEQLTELYEKNCTIQESQAKLFLRQKELLEGKSFQRAIESIIQNEKVNSAYAVMTTRDEILSTFRNLEEPAIKERLANIREISDRLLSELGGVSPRIDLGDEPVIVVTESITPTELMEMDKDKLMAIVTHHGSDISHAAILVKTMNIPALIEIDTDTEWDGQIAIVDGYTGFLYINPDEEVKKEYEIRRQADMEEREELLKLREEPDITKDGRRIEIYANIGNMDDLNSVVYYGASGIGLLRSEFQYLGRENYPRENELFLAYKKIAETMGDRIAVIRTADLGADKQAEYLNIQDETNPIMGNRGIRLCLDRKRMFKAQLRAIFRASAYGNLALMYPMISSEEEMDEIDEVIREVKKGLDEKQIPYKKVKTGIMIETPAAVMISRELARRVDFLSLGTNDLSQYTLAMDRQNPLLRKKYNDHHPAVLRMIKMVIEAGHAENKRVCICGELAADTALTEEFLRMGVDCLSVVPACILPVRKALRQADLSGDDK; encoded by the coding sequence ATGGACATTTACAAAGGAATCGGTGCTTTCTCAGGAATTGCCATCGGTAAGATTGTTTATTATCACAGAAGTGAATATCAGATACGCCAGCATGAGATAGCGGATGTGAAAGGGGAACTTGGTATTTTCCGTCAGGCACGTGCCAGAGTGATGGAACAGCTGACAGAATTGTACGAGAAGAACTGCACCATCCAGGAATCTCAGGCGAAACTTTTTCTCCGGCAGAAAGAGTTGCTGGAGGGAAAGAGTTTCCAGCGGGCGATCGAGAGTATTATTCAGAATGAAAAAGTAAATTCTGCGTATGCAGTAATGACTACCAGAGATGAAATACTGTCTACTTTCAGAAATCTGGAGGAGCCTGCGATCAAAGAAAGACTGGCCAATATACGAGAGATATCAGACCGTCTGCTCAGTGAGCTTGGAGGCGTTTCCCCGAGGATCGATCTTGGTGATGAACCTGTGATCGTTGTCACAGAGAGTATTACACCTACAGAACTGATGGAGATGGATAAGGATAAACTGATGGCGATCGTCACACATCATGGCTCCGATATTTCACATGCTGCTATTCTGGTAAAGACCATGAATATACCGGCACTGATCGAGATTGATACGGACACAGAGTGGGATGGACAGATAGCCATTGTTGACGGATACACAGGATTTCTGTATATCAATCCTGATGAAGAAGTAAAAAAAGAATATGAGATCCGCAGACAGGCTGATATGGAAGAACGGGAAGAGCTTCTGAAACTAAGAGAAGAACCGGATATCACAAAAGATGGCAGAAGAATTGAGATTTATGCCAATATCGGAAACATGGATGATCTGAACAGTGTGGTCTATTACGGAGCATCCGGAATTGGGCTTCTGCGAAGCGAGTTTCAGTATCTGGGGAGAGAGAATTATCCCCGTGAGAATGAACTTTTTCTGGCATACAAGAAGATTGCTGAGACCATGGGCGACAGGATCGCCGTGATCCGTACTGCTGATCTGGGTGCTGACAAACAGGCGGAATATCTGAATATCCAAGATGAGACGAATCCCATCATGGGGAACAGAGGAATACGTCTCTGCCTTGACAGAAAGAGGATGTTTAAGGCACAGCTTCGCGCTATTTTCCGTGCCAGTGCTTATGGAAATCTGGCGCTGATGTATCCGATGATCAGTTCTGAAGAGGAAATGGATGAGATTGATGAAGTCATCCGGGAAGTAAAAAAAGGTCTGGATGAGAAACAGATTCCGTATAAAAAGGTAAAGACCGGAATCATGATTGAGACTCCGGCAGCAGTTATGATCAGCCGCGAGCTCGCAAGAAGAGTGGATTTCCTCAGCCTTGGAACCAATGACTTGAGCCAGTATACTCTGGCGATGGACAGACAGAATCCTCTCCTGCGCAAGAAATATAATGACCATCACCCGGCAGTACTGCGCATGATCAAAATGGTGATTGAAGCAGGACATGCGGAGAATAAGCGAGTATGTATCTGTGGGGAACTTGCAGCAGATACAGCTCTGACAGAAGAGTTTCTGAGGATGGGTGTGGACTGTCTTTCTGTAGTGCCAGCATGTATTTTACCGGTGAGAAAAGCGCTGAGACAGGCAGATCTGTCCGGAGATGATAAATAA
- a CDS encoding polyamine ABC transporter substrate-binding protein has translation MKKRVLAVVMCALMAGTAFTGFKDAGDDKELVLFTWEGMFPQEVLDDFEKETGVKVVYSNFDTDETMLEKLSMSKGGDYDIVIADDYILETAIQEGLAEKLDKDSLENIGNINSLYQGQFYDPDDEYTVPYGAGIPLIVYDPEQVEIDIKGYKDLWDSSLEDSIALTANYRVINGITQLSMGESMNEQDVDVIKKTGEKLLELAPNVRLIQDDNTQNALLNGEASVGFLYTSQVTAALAENPDLKVVYPEEGLGFGIMGMFIPSEAPDKDAAYSFMDYIMQPEVAAKCTDYIGYYSTNKAADELVNPDLVVPDDVTKGEIVQNVSQEADAQYQKNWTEFKAACD, from the coding sequence ATGAAAAAAAGAGTACTTGCAGTAGTGATGTGTGCATTAATGGCAGGAACAGCATTCACCGGATTCAAAGATGCAGGCGATGATAAAGAACTTGTTCTCTTTACCTGGGAGGGAATGTTCCCTCAGGAAGTTCTCGATGACTTCGAAAAAGAGACAGGTGTGAAAGTTGTTTACTCAAACTTTGATACAGATGAAACAATGCTTGAGAAGCTTTCCATGTCAAAGGGTGGCGACTATGATATCGTAATCGCAGATGATTACATTCTGGAAACTGCGATCCAGGAAGGACTTGCAGAGAAACTTGACAAAGATTCTCTGGAGAACATCGGAAACATTAATTCGTTGTATCAGGGACAGTTCTATGATCCGGATGATGAATACACAGTTCCTTATGGAGCAGGTATCCCTCTGATCGTTTATGATCCGGAGCAGGTTGAAATTGACATCAAAGGTTACAAAGACCTTTGGGATTCCTCTCTTGAAGACAGCATTGCTCTGACAGCAAACTATCGTGTGATCAATGGTATCACTCAGCTTTCCATGGGAGAGAGTATGAATGAACAGGATGTAGATGTGATCAAGAAAACAGGAGAGAAACTTCTGGAACTTGCTCCGAACGTACGTCTGATCCAGGATGATAATACGCAGAATGCACTTCTTAATGGAGAGGCAAGCGTAGGATTCCTTTACACTTCACAGGTAACAGCAGCACTTGCTGAGAATCCTGACCTGAAGGTGGTATATCCGGAAGAAGGTCTTGGCTTTGGTATCATGGGTATGTTTATCCCGAGTGAAGCACCGGATAAAGATGCAGCATATTCTTTCATGGATTATATTATGCAGCCGGAAGTTGCGGCAAAATGCACAGACTATATCGGCTATTACAGCACAAATAAAGCAGCAGATGAACTGGTAAATCCGGATCTGGTAGTTCCGGATGACGTTACAAAGGGCGAGATCGTCCAGAATGTAAGCCAGGAAGCAGACGCACAGTACCAGAAGAACTGGACTGAATTCAAGGCTGCCTGCGACTAA